A stretch of the Bubalus kerabau isolate K-KA32 ecotype Philippines breed swamp buffalo chromosome 11, PCC_UOA_SB_1v2, whole genome shotgun sequence genome encodes the following:
- the TCF23 gene encoding transcription factor 23 has translation MSQREARGARAMPGLGQSPAKATPRLLAGTERKRSRLSRRGQDLWEESSWSNQRWSRTAPNPRGARARSLARGRSEASPENAARERSRVRTLRQAFLALQATLPAVPPDTKLSKLDVLVLATSYIAHLTRTLGQEMPGPAWPPFLRGLRYLHPLKKWPMRSRLYAGGLGCSGLDSTTASNSGQRTKEAEAGPQVSGEADALLSTRPLSPAPSDK, from the exons ATGTCACAGAGGGAGGCCAGAGGGGCACGGGCCATGCCAGGACTGGGGCAGAGCCCGGCCAAGGCCACACCGAGGTTGTTAGCAGGCACTGAGAGGAAAAGGAGCCGCCTGAGCAGGAGAGGGCAGGACCTGTGGGAAGAGTCCAGCTGGAGCAACCAAAGATGGAGCCGAACAGCCCCGAACCCTCGAGGAGCCAGGGCCAGGAGCCTGGCTCGGGGTCGG AGCGAGGCCAGTCCTGAGAACGCTGCGCGGGAGCGGAGCCGGGTGAGGACGCTGCGCCAGGCCTTCCTGGCCCTGCAGGCCACCCTGCCAGCCGTGCCGCCTGACACCAAGTTGTCCAAGTTGGACGTGCTGGTGCTGGCCACGAGCTACATAGCCCACCTCACCCGCACGCTTGGACAAGAGATGCCCGGCCCCGCCTGGCCGCCTTTCCTGCGTGGACTCCGCTATTTGCACCCTCTCAAG AAGTGGCCGATGCGATCTCGTCTCTACgctggaggcctggggtgctctGGCCTTGACTCCACCACAGCCTCCAACTCGGGCCAAAGAACaaaggaggcagaggctgggcCCCAGGTCTCTGGAGAGGCAGATGCCCTTCTTTCCACCAGGCCACTGTCACCAGCACCCAGTGACAAGTGA